The Desulfomicrobium apsheronum genome has a window encoding:
- a CDS encoding DUF2059 domain-containing protein: MLKKMIFIVCFVLACSTAYSGEKEHRALAEELIKITDGDTVMEKMKAQVAMIFQQIASQMNIQEADKPKLEKYSARFDAILKEDMSWEKVKTQYLDLYTSVFTEEETKGLVDFYKSDLGKKVTAKMPELMQQSMTVARTYMQGVVPKLEALTEEMRVDFEGAAPEAPAQTAPAPKQ, translated from the coding sequence ATGTTGAAAAAAATGATTTTTATTGTTTGCTTCGTACTTGCTTGCAGCACCGCCTACAGCGGAGAAAAAGAACATCGGGCCCTGGCCGAAGAGCTGATCAAGATCACCGACGGCGACACGGTCATGGAAAAGATGAAAGCCCAGGTGGCCATGATCTTCCAGCAGATCGCCTCCCAGATGAACATTCAGGAAGCCGACAAGCCCAAGCTGGAAAAATACTCAGCCCGCTTCGACGCCATCCTGAAAGAAGACATGTCCTGGGAAAAGGTCAAGACCCAGTATCTGGATCTCTACACCTCCGTTTTCACCGAGGAAGAAACCAAGGGTCTGGTCGACTTCTACAAATCCGATCTGGGCAAGAAGGTTACCGCCAAGATGCCCGAACTCATGCAGCAGAGCATGACCGTGGCCCGCACCTACATGCAGGGTGTCGTGCCCAAACTCGAAGCATTGACCGAGGAAATGCGTGTTGATTTCGAAGGCGCTGCCCCCGAGGCTCCTGCCCAGACGGCTCCGGC
- the purT gene encoding formate-dependent phosphoribosylglycinamide formyltransferase gives MAQIGTPLSPSSTKVLLLGSGELGKEVVIELQRLGVEVIAVDRYENAPAMQVAHRSHTVSMLDGPALRRIIEDEKPDYIVPEIEAIATDTLVELEAEGHTVIPTARAAKLTMNREGIRRLAAEELGLATSLYRFAETYEEYLAAVEAVGTPCVVKPIMSSSGKGQSVVKTPADAEKSWKYAQEGGRTGKGKVIVEGFVDFDYEITLLTVRHAAGTSFCAPIGHFQKDGDYQQSWQPQPMSETALTEARRMAQAVTEALGGRGIFGVELFIKGDTVYFSEVSPRPHDTGLVTLISQDLSEFALHARAILGLPVPSIRQHGPAASSVILVEGESRQVLFGNLEAALSEADTDLRLFGKPEVSGKRRMGVALARDESLEKALEKAKKAASAVTIQL, from the coding sequence ATGGCACAAATAGGCACCCCCCTCTCACCATCATCCACCAAAGTTCTTCTGCTCGGTTCCGGCGAGTTGGGCAAGGAAGTCGTCATAGAACTGCAGCGGCTTGGCGTAGAAGTCATCGCCGTGGATCGCTACGAGAACGCCCCGGCCATGCAGGTCGCGCATCGCAGCCATACCGTCTCGATGCTGGATGGCCCGGCTCTGCGCAGGATCATCGAGGATGAAAAACCGGACTACATCGTCCCTGAAATCGAAGCCATCGCCACCGACACCCTGGTGGAACTGGAAGCCGAAGGCCACACCGTCATCCCCACGGCCCGCGCGGCGAAACTGACCATGAACCGTGAAGGCATCCGCCGTCTGGCCGCCGAGGAATTGGGGCTTGCCACGTCGCTCTACCGCTTTGCCGAGACCTACGAAGAATACCTGGCTGCGGTGGAAGCAGTGGGCACCCCGTGCGTGGTCAAGCCCATCATGAGCTCCTCGGGCAAGGGCCAATCCGTGGTCAAGACCCCGGCCGACGCCGAAAAATCCTGGAAATACGCCCAGGAAGGCGGACGCACGGGCAAAGGCAAGGTCATCGTCGAAGGATTCGTCGATTTCGACTACGAGATCACGCTGCTCACCGTGCGCCACGCCGCAGGCACATCTTTTTGCGCCCCTATCGGCCACTTCCAGAAAGATGGAGACTACCAGCAATCCTGGCAGCCACAGCCCATGAGCGAGACGGCCCTGACCGAGGCCAGGCGAATGGCCCAGGCCGTGACTGAAGCTCTGGGCGGACGGGGAATCTTTGGCGTGGAACTCTTCATCAAGGGCGACACCGTCTATTTCAGCGAGGTATCCCCCCGCCCGCACGATACGGGGCTGGTCACGCTCATCTCCCAGGACCTCTCTGAGTTCGCGCTGCACGCCCGCGCCATCCTCGGCCTGCCTGTGCCCAGCATCCGCCAGCATGGCCCCGCCGCCTCCAGCGTCATTCTGGTCGAAGGCGAATCTCGGCAGGTGCTGTTTGGAAACCTTGAAGCGGCCTTGAGCGAAGCGGATACGGATTTGCGCCTTTTCGGCAAACCCGAAGTCAGCGGCAAGCGGCGCATGGGCGTGGCTCTTGCCCGAGACGAAAGCCTGGAAAAGGCGCTGGAGAAGGCCAAGAAAGCCGCGTCGGCGGTCACGATCCAGCTTTAG